Proteins encoded together in one Lathyrus oleraceus cultivar Zhongwan6 chromosome 5, CAAS_Psat_ZW6_1.0, whole genome shotgun sequence window:
- the LOC127087580 gene encoding uncharacterized protein LOC127087580: protein MLLRTYSAPIHSSHEPQQNHHHLPKTLATGPSKTKNKSFASRSSLVKNPRQNQNIVEQEQVLFSRYSLNKQVLDREEGGKKVGKLQTLVMGDGGMGCDDGGRICGGGNGNGNGWENNYGRDETDAYYQNMIEANPNNYLLLGNYAKFLKEVCGDYGKAEEYVERAILANPSYADALSLYANIIWQREKNADRAEAYFDQAVKSDPNDCYVLASYAKFLWDSEEDEDEDEDNDWQHKNHTYSPAVSKI from the exons ATGTTACTAAGAACCTATAGTGCACCAATTCACTCTTCTCATGAACCACAACAAAATCACCACCACCTTCCTAAAACACTTGCAACAGGCCCTTCAAAAACCAAGAACAAAAGCTTCGCATCACGTAGTAGTCTTGTTAAGAATCCTCGTCAGAATCAAAATATAGTGGAACAAGAACAAGTACTTTTTTCAAGGTATAGTTTGAATAAGCAAGTTTTGGATCGTGAAGAGGGTGGTAAGAAAGTTGGAAAGTTGCAAACTTTAGTAATGGGTGATGGTGGAATGGGATGTGATGATGGTGGAAGGATTTGTGGTGGtggaaatggaaatggaaatgggTGGGAGAATAATTACGGTAGAGATGAAACCGATGCTTATTATCAAAACATGATTGAAGCAAATCCAAATAATTACCTTTTACTTGGAAATTATGCTAAGTTTTTGAAAGAG GTTTGTGGAGATTATGGTAAAGCAGAGGAGTATGTTGAAAGAGCCATTTTGGCTAACCCTAGTTATGCTGATGCTTTATCACTATATGCAAATATAATATGGCAAAGAGAGAAGAATGCTGATAGAGCTGAAGCATATTTTGATCAAGCTGTTAAAAGTGATCCAAATGATTG CTATGTGTTGGCTTCATATGCTAAATTTCTATGGGATagtgaagaagatgaagatgaagatgaagataaTGATTGGCAACATAAGAACCATACATATTCACCTGCAGTTTCTAAAATCTAA